The DNA segment GCACATCGTCGAACACGGCGATGATGTCGTCGACGTCGAGCTCACTGATGCGCTCTCCAAACAGCAGCCCGGACGCCTGCTCGGCCCGGTCCACCGCGTCCTGGCCGTGCAGGATCCGCGTCACCTCGCGGGCCAGCGCCCGCTGGGCTTCCCGCTTCTCGGGCGCCGCCGCCTGCGCCGCTTCGAGCGTTTCAATCTCGTCGCGCCCGAGGAACGTGAAGAACTTCAGGTACTTCACGACATCGCGATCGTCGGTGTTGAGCCAGAACTGGTAGAACCGGAAGGGTGACGTCAACGCCGGATCGAGCCACACGGCGCCGGCCTCTGTCTTCCCGAACTTCACGCCGGTCGCCGTCGTCACCAGCGGCATCACGAGGCCGTGGGCCTTGGCACCGCGCAGCCGCCGAATCAAGTCGCACCCGGCCGTGATGTTCCCCCACTGGTCAGTGCCGCCCATCTGCAGCGTGCACGTGTAACGGTCGAACAATTCCAGGAAGTCGTACGACTGCAGCATCAGGTAGCTGAACTCGGTGTACGAAATCCCGTCCTCGGACTCGAGGCGGCGCTTGACCGACTCTTTCGCGAGCATGTAGTTGATCGTGAAGTACTTCCCGATGTCGCGCAGAAACCCGAGCAAGTCCAGCTTCCGAAGCCAGTCGGCGTTGTTCACGATGCGGGCGGGATTCGATGGGGCGTCGAAGTCGAGCACCTTCGACAGTTGCGCTCGAATGCCTTCGAGATTGGCGTCAATCTGCTCGATGCAGAGCAACTGGCGCTCGGCGGTCTTGCCGCTCGGGTCGCCGATCATCCCGGTGCCGCCGCCCACGATCGCAATCGGACTGTGCCCACACCGCTGCATGCGGGCCAGCGCCATCATCGGCAACAGCGACCCGACGTGCAGACTGGCCGCGGTGGGATCGAACCCGATATAGAGCGTCACCTTCTCGCGCGAAAGTACGTCGCGCAGCCCCTCCGTCGATTCGGCGACCAATCCCCGCCACTCAAGCTCGCTGAACGCATCACTTGCCATCGGCACACACTCCAGCTGTCTACTATATCCGGGGTCGGGATTCGGGGTTCGGGGTTCGGGATTCGCGGACTGGTCCATCGTCCAAGGCGGGAGGACGGTTCCCGAAGCGGCCCTCGTCACGGCGGGAGGACGAAATCCCGAAGCGGCCCAGGTGGTCTTCGGCGAGAACGCGGGAGTACGGTTCCCTCCGCGTCCCCGCTCACGCTCGCCGCCCCTCGACGCGGCTCGGGGCGGTCCTGAGCTTGTCGAAGGGCCGGCAAAACGCGCCTACCGGGGCTCGTGACCGGCCTGACGTTTGCGCTATTCGCGCAGCCTGTCCTTGGCCCTATCGGCGCATTTTGCGTGCCTGACGCTGTCGGCTCGGTTCGAGGGGCCGCTTCGGGAATCCGTCCTCCCGCGCAGGCCCTACCCAGACGAATTGTGGAGATAACAGTCTGCTGTAGGGGCCGACCCCCGTGTCGGCCCGTTCAGGCGCGATCGCCAAACACGACTCGGCGGCCCCGGATGGTCCAGCGGCCATCGAGAATCTTCTGGATGGCCTCGGGGTAGATGCGGTGCTCCTGCTCGAGGATCCGTGACGAGAGCGTGTCCTCGGTGTCGGCGTCGAAAACTGGGACGGCCGCCTGCAGGATGATTGGGCCGGCGTCAAGATTAGTGTCTACAAAGTGGACCGTAGCGCCCGAGATCCTGGCGCCATGCTCAATGGCCTGGCGCTGCGCGTGCAGGCCCGGAAACGCCGGCAGCAGCGCGGGATGGATGTTGAGGATGCGGTCCGGAAACGCATTGACAAACGTTGCCCCGAGCAGGCGCATAAAGCCGGCCAGACAGACGAGGCTGACATCGCGGGCGCGCAGATCGTCGACCAGTGCCTGCTCGAAGGCCTCGCGGGAGACGTACGTCTTGTGATCGCGGACCAGTGTCTCGATGCCAGCGTCCTGCGCTCGCCGCAAACCGCCGGCATCCGTCCGGTTCGAGACGACCAGCGCGATGCGCGCGTCGAGGCGTCCGTCCCGCGTGGCCTCGATGATGGCCTGGAGATTCGACCCGCGGCCAGAAATCAGCACGCCGATGTTGCGGTTCACGTCAGGCTTCCGTACACCACACCTGGCTCGCCGGCCACGATCTTTCCGACGACGACGGCGCGAGACTCGCCGGCTGAATGCAGCATCGTGAGCACCCGATTTTCGTCATCGAGCGCGCAGCCGACAATCATTCCTAGCCCCATGTTGAAGGCGCGGTACATGTCGGCGTCCGGCACGCCGCCAGACCGCTGCAGAAAGCGGAAGACGGCGTTGGGAGTCCAGGTTGATTTGTCGATGAGCGCCGCCACGCCAGGCGGGAGAATGCGCGGGAGGTTCTCGGTGATCCCGCCGCCGGTGATGTGCGCCAGGCTCTTGACGAGGCCAGCGTCGAGCAGCGGCCGCATCACAGGCAAGTACGATCGATGGATTCGGAGGAGTTCCTCGCCAATCGTGCACCCGAGTTCGTCGACCTCTGCGTCAACGGTCAAGCCGAGGCGGTCGAACACAATCGCGCGAGCCAGCGAGTACCCATTGGTGTGAAGGCCCGACGAACGCAGGCCGATGAGCACATCACCAGCACGCAGCGCCGCTCCGGTGATGACGCGGTCGTGCTCGACAACACCGACAATGAAGCCGGCCATGTCGTACTCGCCGGATGCGTAAAACCCCGGCATCTCGGCGGTCTCGCCGCCGATTAGCGCGCACCCGTTCTCCCGGCACGCCGTCGCGACGCCCTCCACGATCTGGCCGGCAACCTCCGGCGACAATTTGCCGGTGGCGAGGTAGTCGAGAAAGAACAGCGGCACGGCGCCCTGCACCAGGATGTCGTTGACGCAGTGATTGACGAGATCCTGCCCGACCGTACCGTGGCGTCCAGTCAGGAACGCGACCTTCAGCTTGGTGCCGACCCCATCGGCGCTCGAGACGAGCACGGGATCGCGGTAGTCGGCGCCGAGCCTGAACAACCCACCGAACGATCCAATCGACGACAGGACCCCCGGCGTAAACGTGCTCCGCGCCAGTCCCTTGATGCGCCGGACGGTCTCGTTCCCCGCGTCGATATCAACGCCAGATTGCTTGTAGTCCATCACCGATCAATCTGCGCCCGCGTGTCCAGGGCGAGCGGCAACTGCAGGTACACCGCCTCCTCGCGCGGGAACGGCACCGGGTAGACACCGGTGTAGCAGGACGTGCAGTACCGATCGCGATCCGAGTTGACCGATTGGAGCAATCCCTCGCGGCTCAAGTACTGCAGGGTATCGGCTTCGATGTACTTCCGCACTTCCTCGATCGTATGGGTGGCGGCAATCAGATCGTTGCGTCTCGGCGTGTCGATGCCGTAGAAACACGGCGAGATGGTCGGCGGACAACTAATCCGCACGTGCACTTCGGTCGCCCCGGCCGCCTTGATCATCTTCACGATCTTCCGGCTCGTCGTCCCGCGCACGATCGAATCGTCTATCAGCACGACGCGCCGCCCCTGCAGGATGCTGCGCACCGGGTTCAGCTTGACCTTGACGCCGAAGTGGCGGATGGACTGGCGGGGCTCGATGAACGTGCGGCCGACATAGTGATTCCGG comes from the Acidobacteriota bacterium genome and includes:
- the purM gene encoding phosphoribosylformylglycinamidine cyclo-ligase — encoded protein: MDYKQSGVDIDAGNETVRRIKGLARSTFTPGVLSSIGSFGGLFRLGADYRDPVLVSSADGVGTKLKVAFLTGRHGTVGQDLVNHCVNDILVQGAVPLFFLDYLATGKLSPEVAGQIVEGVATACRENGCALIGGETAEMPGFYASGEYDMAGFIVGVVEHDRVITGAALRAGDVLIGLRSSGLHTNGYSLARAIVFDRLGLTVDAEVDELGCTIGEELLRIHRSYLPVMRPLLDAGLVKSLAHITGGGITENLPRILPPGVAALIDKSTWTPNAVFRFLQRSGGVPDADMYRAFNMGLGMIVGCALDDENRVLTMLHSAGESRAVVVGKIVAGEPGVVYGSLT
- the tyrS gene encoding tyrosine--tRNA ligase gives rise to the protein MASDAFSELEWRGLVAESTEGLRDVLSREKVTLYIGFDPTAASLHVGSLLPMMALARMQRCGHSPIAIVGGGTGMIGDPSGKTAERQLLCIEQIDANLEGIRAQLSKVLDFDAPSNPARIVNNADWLRKLDLLGFLRDIGKYFTINYMLAKESVKRRLESEDGISYTEFSYLMLQSYDFLELFDRYTCTLQMGGTDQWGNITAGCDLIRRLRGAKAHGLVMPLVTTATGVKFGKTEAGAVWLDPALTSPFRFYQFWLNTDDRDVVKYLKFFTFLGRDEIETLEAAQAAAPEKREAQRALAREVTRILHGQDAVDRAEQASGLLFGERISELDVDDIIAVFDDVPSTELDAASFGGDGMAIADLLVVTKLAASKGEAMRLVKGGGVYVNNRRVGDERTRFAAGQAIAGRVFVVRKGARQYHLVRIGTTD
- the purN gene encoding phosphoribosylglycinamide formyltransferase produces the protein MNRNIGVLISGRGSNLQAIIEATRDGRLDARIALVVSNRTDAGGLRRAQDAGIETLVRDHKTYVSREAFEQALVDDLRARDVSLVCLAGFMRLLGATFVNAFPDRILNIHPALLPAFPGLHAQRQAIEHGARISGATVHFVDTNLDAGPIILQAAVPVFDADTEDTLSSRILEQEHRIYPEAIQKILDGRWTIRGRRVVFGDRA